In the genome of Lathyrus oleraceus cultivar Zhongwan6 chromosome 4, CAAS_Psat_ZW6_1.0, whole genome shotgun sequence, the window GAAGTGCATGACAATATGTTGTTTTACTTTAAAAAATAGAGAAACATGTTATGCCCTTTGAAGGAAACATAATTATATATACAGTTTTAAAAGGTTTTACAATATAAACATATAACAGGTTCTATGTTGTCTTCTTCTGGCATATTGATTGCCATACGATGCCTTATTTTGGTGACATATAAATACTATTTATTATATGTATATTATATGTATGTTGCATAACAATTAAAGTTGGTAtgaaattatttttttaaaaatacgGGATGTTCCtttgtttatttttaaaattaatttgtATAAAGGATAATTTGTGATTCAATAAGGTATGTAAAGATTATTCAAAGATGAATCATGACTTATATAAACTTTTGAATTTGAAGTCTAATGTGACTATTGAATTCTAATATATGAAACTTTTGAGAACCTTATCACAAAGAATAAGGAATTTGATATTCCTACAATGAAGACCCTTGTGAGGAGGGTTCTCCACATATTGTTGAAACACAAACCAGAATTTCTTCATGGATTGCTGAAACATAATCCTAAATTAGAATAAGAAAGAGAGTCTGAAAGGCTAAGGATCTAGGATCAAACAAAATTGATAATCAATTTATTTCTTTTATCTAATGGAAGGAAATAGTAAGAATTTTGTTCGTAAGATTCTTATTATTCTTCAAGTGGAAGATGATCCTATGACTTAAAAGGAAGGAATCAACAACTTCAAGGGACTCATCTTATTTAGAAGGAAGTATCATATTGTGATGGTACACTAAACACCTACAAGTCTAGATTAATGACCAATGgtgttttaaataaaaaatgtGTTTATCATTTGATACATATGCACTAATAACAAGCACAACAAAATTAGAGCATTGTTTGCATTAGCTTCTTTGCATGACTTTATAGTTCATGAAATGGATGTCAAAATGAAATTTCAATATGGAGATCTCGATGACGAGATTTACATGAATCAACCATAAGGTTATGAATAAAAGGGGAGACACATAACTTAAGAGGAGACaatattttgtcatcatcaaaaggggggAGATTGTGAGGAATAAATCTTATATCTAGTtcaattttgatgaagacaaagatTATCAAAGGAGAAAAGGTTCAAAAGGTTCATGCACATCAATGATGAAGTTGATTAAGAAAGTTGAACATAGAAATTCAAGTGAAGATTTGAGACAAGTGAACATAACTAAGGTACTCGTTGAAATTTATATTATACTAATTTAAATTGCTCATAATTTCATTTCTCACTTCATCTAAAAACCTTCTTACATCATCATGCATGATTATCTAAAAGTATTATTCATCTAATTCTTGTTACAAGTGTTTGTACACAAAATTGTGTGAGAATATTGTGATATTCACTCATATTCATATTGATTATATGAATGATCATTATCAACAAGATGAATGGAATTTTAGAAACAAAGAGGTTTCAAACTTTCATATTCAAGATGAATGATCTTGGACTAGTTGACACATTTTTGGGGATTAAAGTAAAacgaaatagtgggggttatgaacttaatCAAACATATTATATTGAGAAAATGTTGGAAAAGTTCAAACAcctaaactttaaggaagtaaacACTCCATTCGATCctagtgtcaaacttcaaaagaacaatggGAGAACCGTGACACAActggaatatgcaagtgcaattgGATGTCTAATGTACTTAATGCAATGCACCAGACCTGACATAGCTTTTGCAGTTAGTAAGATGAGTAGATTTACTAGCAATCCAAATGATGAACATTGGAAGACCATAACTAGGATTTTCGGATATTTGTTAAAGACCAAAAATCTTGGCCTTCATTATGGTAAGTTTCCTGCCGTACTCGAAGGATATACCGACGCAAGTTGGATATCAAGTGTTGGAGATTATAAATCTACAACTGGGTGGATATTCATATTAGCTGGAGGTGCGATTTCTTGGAaaagcaagaaacaaacatgcattactctctcaaccatggaatcagagtttgTGGCTCTTGCGTCTGCTGGACAAGAAGCAGAATGGTTGAGGGACCTCTTATTGGAGGTTCCGTTAgctaaagacaatgtttcaaaAGTATTGATACATTGTGATAGTCAAGTCACCCTGGCTAGAGCGTTCAGTGaagtgtacaatggaaagtctagacacaGAGGTCTTAGACACTCTCTCGTGAGAAAAATGATAAAGGATGAGATCATTTCACTAACATATATACAAACAAGCTATAATTTGGCTGATCCATTTACTAAACCACTGGCCAGAGATTTAGTAAAGACTACCTCGAAAGGTATGGGATTAAAACTCCTTGAATAAGGGTTCCGACAATGATAGCAACCCAATCTGAAGTTAACACATTTTAACCTAAGATTCAATcggtaacaacaagtcgttgattcAGAAGGTTATGCAACATTCCGCGATAATGTTGACGATTACAAACTGAGGGTTAAGTTTTCAAagaaactcttaatgaagttctatatcaaggaggatacgtatctcaagaaataGATACGAATTGAACTTCACCTATATGAACTTCAAGATGGTGTCGTCTTAAggtgagagttggagtttctctcacGAAAAGTTCATGAAAACAGGAAAAGCACATGGCCATAAATAGTGCTCGGCGAGATATGTAGGCGAAGAACCTCTAAAATTGTGTGTATAGCAACGCCGGTCTGATCACATGGGATAATGGTTCAAAGCAAAGCTACCTAACGTTCCGATTAGGCTTTGCGTTGTCTTTACTAAGGTTAAGTTcaaatcgaaagatacctaactgtattaacactTTTTGTTTTCTATATTCTGGAATTGGATTTGTCATTATGAGAACAAGTGGGGGATtgttgtaatttattaaatacaagtgtgttccaaaatgacaaatggtggaagtgagttaatgctaataaatgcatgagataactcttcatgaattttgaattttgaattttgaattcggatattgtaactcttcatgaattttgaattttgaatttttaattttgaattcggagattgtaactcttcatgagatgttgcaaaggctaaaccatgcaactgttggtgaaacatgctgcaggccaaccattatgattattggaaaaggACATTGCTTCACCAAGGGTCGCTACCTTGTGAAACAATATCAACATGACCTATAAAAGCATAAATCCGGATTCAGGATAAAACACACAAAATCCGAAAATCCTAAAAATAATTTCAGACGCTCTTTGCTGCATTCGGGTTTTCGCCGGTCTTGCGCAAACTCGATaaggctgaattatcctgggtattcctgcatcagaactctaagataatcgagagtgcttgaaatactataaggaaaGTGTTGCGTTCACGATTCAAGCCTGTATCCCTTTAATCTTTCAGAAATTTCCAACAATTGCATATGTCTCCGACATCTCCCTCAACCAACATCACCATTTGTCAGGAATCTTTCAACCACGCCATAACaataaataaaaaacataaataaagAAGGGAATGGAAAAGTGAAAATTAAATAACCCTTTGAAGCCACCGCTAATAACCGTGTAAATCGTTGAAATCCCGACGAAAAATAAAACCATCACACATACCTCATCAAAAAGATACTCTGCCTCAAATCGCAACCACCACACAAAGTCGCGTCTCCATGCATTAACTCCTCAATGTCGCCGCCAATGTTCCACCAGGAAGACGCACCTACTGGCGAAGCAACTCACATCCATTAATCGCCTCAAATGCCACATTATCACCATCATCGACGCAGTCTAGTAACCACCACGCTATCGTTGTCATGCACCTCGGAGCTACCATGCAGCCTCATCGTAAAGCTGGTCGTACCTTCGCCTTCCCCGCCGTCTTGGTCTCACCGATTTTTCCCCCGTTTTTTTTACCCTTTTTCTATGGAGATGTTGTAATGATTGACTATTTATGATTGTGGGTTTTTTATGAAATGAATTTATGTGTCCTTGGTGTGAAGAGAGGGGGATGATTTGAAAAGAAAATTGAATGAGAGATGAATGTTTCATGTGAGAAAGAAGAGAGCATTGTCTGCCATTTTTTTCTTTTGTTCTACTGATATAACATGAAAATTCTACTTTTCtttttcttaatttattttaaagGGATTGCCACGTGAGTGAACCAACTTTTTCCCTTTTGACTTTTCTTCTCTACTGGTCTCTCAAGGGCGGCGTCACGCCTTATCGATTACTAATTCAAAGCAAAACCTAAAATAAATCCAAACACATCAAATACTATTTTCTCCGCCCTTGTGTGTTGAGACCTTTTTCAAATAAACTTTTCTCTGCCCCTGTGCGTTAAGATCTTTTCACAAATAAAATCAATCAACACACCAACATTTTTAAGACGAACTATGATACTCTGATCCCTCATAATGCTTGAGGGTACGCAGGGACAAAGTTGTCACACTCTAACGAgtacaataataaaaaaaacccATTTTTGGCCCCCTGTTGTAATTAAATCTTTTCTCCcgaaaataataaaataactttcttataaataattgaaataaagCATTATGTAAAAAAATAAGTAATTAAGCAAGCATTCCATTAGATGAGTATATTAATCCTAGAACTATTGGAGGAtctcattgagtacaatggaggtaaggggtgcctaacaccttcccctcacttaaccgactcccgaaccctaatgTCTTATCCTTACTTTTTTaaggttttatcattatttcctATGTTCCTTAGGAACAAATAAAAGATGGTGGTGACTCTCTAGTTTTTCCAACCACGATAGTCAGTATTCCCTATATGtccaaaataaaattaaaagagTATTTCACATAAAGAGCATTAAGAACAAGGTGaaattgaatagaattatatATCAAATTACTCatgcaatatcaaatcaaacATATGTCCCAACAATATCAAAATGGGTTCATTAAACACAACATAACCTAAAGAGAATTAGCTACTCATAATTTAAATTACAACACCAAAATAAAAGTAAGAGGTTTCCATAAGAATTCCCTTGAAGAATTGGCCTCCAATGACTTCAAATCCTCTCCAAATATGCCTTATGGTGTTGTAAATCGTCACTTATCGTATAGAAATTCGAAACCCTTGAAAAAGTATCAAAATTCCCCTTAAAAAGCATTCATAATGGATCAGAACACGTCAGGAAAAGCCCGAAAATTGGGTCATCGTGTGCGATATGTTGCTTTTACTTCCCTATCACGCGCGCGATGTTGGACGTGATTATTCCAATAGTTGTACGATTTTGCTCCCTTTTCACCTGCTTTTCACTAGGTCCTTATTCTCCACACTTGGATTTTTTCCTCTTTCTCTAGCCTTTATTCTTCATTTTTTCTTctctttaacttgttttgatcTGTTTATTCGACTTAAATCATGCAATGACGGAGTGTCATCACAACTCCAAACTTAAATCATTGCTTGTACTCAAGTAACTCGCCTGCAACCGCATATTTCAAACAGAAAAACGAATTGCAATAATAACAAATGAACATCAGCAATTACGTTACCTGATCATCATTCTAGTTCCTGACTTCAATCATGCAAATTTGGAAAAGTTCTTCCAACATAACAAGTACTCAACTTGTCTCTCAGCTCACTAATTTTTCATTCGAATTGAAAAGGTAATCAGATAATCAACATACAAAAGTATTTTACCATAAATTTGTAAAATTTCTTATAAAATCAATCAAAGTAATTTAAACACACTTTTTGAGTTCTTTCAAAGTTGTAATAGAGCTTATGTCAGGGTAAGATACCTAGTTTTCCTTTATTATATTCCTTTTCATATCAACTCTTGAATGATCACAAACCCATACTTCTTTTTCGCTCTAAACCCTTTCCAAAAACTCTTCCATTCTAAATTAATATTTTCACTCCAAATCTTCATTTTTGTGTTTCATCACATCAAAAGGAGCAAAATAAGTTGGATTTCCATATAAAGATCATTAATTTCAAACCTCATTGATCATATTAAGTTTGCTTTTAGTTATTGATGTTATCCTTGTTTACTTATTTACCTTATAGATCGAACCATTATTGAGAAATACTATTTGAATCTTGATCTAGGATAATCATCTATTAGATGTTAAACTCTAGACATATATTTATGTTTAACATTCACCAAAGTATCGAATCTTAATGCTACTGTATCGTTCAATAGGCCGAGAGATCGTCGATTTAAAAATACAATTGAACTCTTGTCAGGGTTTCCACAAAAACACTTTCGATGATCACTATGTGATAATATTGATCAAACAACAAATATCTATATAATTGATCAAAAGGATATGTGCATAATATTTACATGAACCGCAATCCTAGCAAGTTGTCAAATCTCTTATATTTTAATCAATTACCGTCTTTTACTTTTATTTCACTATTTACAATCAAACAacttcatatatatatatatatatatatatatatatatatatatatatatatatatatatatatatatatatatatatatatatatatatatatacctttCATTTAATTATATTTTGTTAGTAGAAAAACACATTAAATTTTACCGAACACTCTTTAAAAGTGTTTATGAACTCAAAACTACAAGAcaaaattcatttttttatgtGATGAACCTGTCACTATCTCATCACAATAGCAAGTAGCAAGTAGCAAGTTAGCAAGTACTCCAATTGCAATCAGACAAATAGTAGGGGCAATGGTCAACGGAAGACTTTTagctttctttttctttttccatttCCCACTCCTAAAGTCCTAATAACTAACTAACTCCATTCTCCTTCACTTCATTTCAATCATGGAGACGTTATTCAGAAAACTACGCGAATCAGCATCATCGTTCAAGCGATCCAGCACCTCATCCAATTCACCAGAACGATCGCATCACCATCCTCATCATGCTCCTTTAGGTTTATTCGACTCACTTCCGTCTGACTTACTCCTCAAAATCATACGACTGTTAGACCCTAAACACGCCGCTAAACTCTGCATCGTTTGCAAATCATGGCGATCTCTTGTTTCCGATAACCAACTCTGGTCTGATTTCCTTCAGAATAACCAACCTCTACACTACGATTCCATTATCTTCTCGGAAACCAAATTAACCTCTGGTTATCCTCTTCCGTAAGTAACAATTCAACAACCGTTGCTACTCGTGCCGTTTAATTCGAATTGGAACTACTAATTGTATGTAATGATGTAATTGAGTTCTTCTGAGTTGAATTTCAGGTTCTTTGTTACTCAGACGCCACGTGTGTTGTCGTTTAAGCATGTTTATGGCCAGCGGGAACGGCTTCCTCCTGCTGTTATCATCGACGGTAATTACCTCATGTTCGAATTCACTTTGAGCTTCACAAAATTACCAAATGCTTCGGTAATTTAGATTAACAAAATAAACGATGTTTGTGTCGGTGTGTAGGTGGTTCTGGCTATTGCAAATTTGGTTGGAGCAAAGAGGACCGTCCATTGGGGCGAACTGCTACCTTTTTGGTAAGACTATATGGTTCAATTGGAGCCACAGATTTACAAGGTTTGAAATTGTTTGCGGTGTCTAACTtgttaattaaaattagtttATAATAGTTTTTAGGATAAAGTTTCTAACTTAGGGAGTTGAATTATAACTAACTTTTTATATTTAATAACCATGGAGCCCCATTGTAATATCATTTACTAGAGCATCTGTTGGAATATATACTTCGATGTTCTGAGTAAAAAAATTTAACTGTTAGGAATAGTTATTAAGTTCTAACTTGAAAGTATTTATTGAGTACTAACTAACTATGAGTCAGGTTCAAATAAAAAATAACTTGATAGACGTTACGATAATTTCACTTAAATCCGTACAGAGGTTGGTGATCTCCTTGACCTTGTATAAGGGAATGCCTCACTGAATATATATTTCCTATAAAAAAATAGAAAGATAAAGGGGAGCTTTCTAAAAGTATTGCGACGGAGATGCTTATTTTGCATATACCTTTATTATTTATTGTAATGTTCTTTTTAATATTTATCAATAATTTTATTTGATCATGTTCAAACTATTTCTCTTCAACTTCTCAAAATAATATTTGTTTTGAGTATTTTTTTGAAAcaattctttttcttttgtttacgTTTCCATTTAGTTATTTCTTTTGGGAATTTCATTTGCAGGAATTCGGTAATGTGGAGACACCGATATATAGTAGGCTTCGACATTTTTTTGGGACTGTCTATGGCAGGTGAATCATTTTGGGGTTTTCCTTCTTGTTGGTGAAGAAATTTTTTCGAGGGATGATTAATATTAAACTGTAGTAATAGAGTTGTGGAAGGTGTAGTTGTTTTCTACTAGTTATGTGTTTTTGTATGTCTTGAGCAAATTCTATGTCTAATGGCAAGGATACATTGGTTGCTTTCTCTGTAGGATGAAGGTGAAACCAAGTTCTCAAGCAGTTGTTGTTTCTTTACCAATATGCCACTATGATGgttagttttttttttttcatatttgaaaattaaaattacttgtgttatttgcGGTTCAATACTGAGTTAACGTGGTATGTTTTGGAAGTTAGATTTTCAAGGACTAATTGGGTGACAAATTCTTTGGAGAATAATGCGGTATATTTTGAAAGACCAATTTAGGGGTTTGCTCGATCAAGATTTTAGTGAAGCCATGGATTGCTTTCTTAAGAACTATTTTCTATATAATTTTTGAAATATGAGTAATTTTGTCTGGATGCATTACCGGGTGCCAAACCTTAACTAGGTTCGAAAAACACCTAAATTTATATACTTTGAAAATAAAAGCTATTAGGTGAAAATTGATGAATGAAAATGCTTGGTCTGTCTACATTCATAACTGTATGAATTATGATTAGTTGTGCAGTTAGGCACACTAAGAAACCACTGCAGGTTTTGCTTTAACCATGTCAAAGTCAATTATGATGCTGCACTTCTCATGaagttttcttcaaaagaaaTATTAATGATTATATATGCATGTGCGTGCTTGCGTATGCTATACATTGTTGACTTTAAAGTTCGTTAGGTAGATCAAGTCTACAGAATTTCATACAATTCAAGAACCGATTTTGTAAGattgagttaggcccaaccacaATTCTAAGAGTATCTGTGTTATTTCTAGCCATTTAATGATCTCTTTCCTCATTGCAGATACTGAATCAGCCAGAGCATCAAGACAGCAGCTTAAAGAAGCAATCTGTGCTGCTCTATTTGACTTGAATGTTCCTGCTGTTTGTGCTCTCAACCAGGTAGCATATTTTAGTGGGAGCAAAAATATTATTACCATTTAACTTTTAACATATGACAATAAGACTTGGATCTGAGTGTTGGACATGGATGATCCATTTTCTTCCACCTTTAATTTAGTTAGTTAGAAGAGACATAAATGGAAAATTTAAGCTTAAAAAAAGACATAAATGGATTTAGGTACTTGCACCTCTTTAACGAGTATTCCCTGCTCTTGATCCCTAACACAGTTTCCTATTTGAAATGAAATTAAGCCTTCAAATCACTCTGTAAAGGTTAGTTAGTATAATTGAGATGTTCAGCAGTAAACTGAAAAGGCATAAAATTGTAAAGTGAGAAAGGTGGTTGAAGATAAAAATCTTGTAAATCAATGagtaaatatcaaattttgttCTTTTATTTAGTTTTGTGCTGCACTTATTTTTCCTATATTTGCTTAACTTATTTGTTTTCT includes:
- the LOC127074871 gene encoding actin-related protein 8 → METLFRKLRESASSFKRSSTSSNSPERSHHHPHHAPLGLFDSLPSDLLLKIIRLLDPKHAAKLCIVCKSWRSLVSDNQLWSDFLQNNQPLHYDSIIFSETKLTSGYPLPFFVTQTPRVLSFKHVYGQRERLPPAVIIDGGSGYCKFGWSKEDRPLGRTATFLEFGNVETPIYSRLRHFFGTVYGRMKVKPSSQAVVVSLPICHYDDTESARASRQQLKEAICAALFDLNVPAVCALNQATLALYAAKQTSGISVNIGFQVTSVVPILNGKVMRKVGVEVVGLGALKLTGFLREKMQQNSLNFESLYTVRTLKEKLCYVAYDYEAELLKDTQASFEAGEGRYTLSKERFQTGEILFQPRLAGVRAMSLHQATALCMDHCYSAELAGGSDWFKTIVLSGGSACLPGLAERLEKELHSLLPHMSNGIRVIPPPHGADTAWFGAKLIGSLSTFPASWCTTKKQFRQKSKLKRIW